One Panthera leo isolate Ple1 chromosome B1, P.leo_Ple1_pat1.1, whole genome shotgun sequence DNA window includes the following coding sequences:
- the SARAF gene encoding store-operated calcium entry-associated regulatory factor isoform X1 codes for MATAGGPEATGRSLLSLLLLLLITGPALAWNDPDRILLRDVKALTLHHDRYTTSRRLDPIPQLKCVGGTAGCDSYTPKVIQCQNKGWDGYDVQWECKTDLDIAYKFGKTVVSCEGYESSEDQYVLRGSCGLEYNLDYTELGLKKLRESGKNYGFNSFSDYYNKLYSSDSCGISGLITVIVLLAIAFGVYKLFLSDGQDSPPPYSEYPPYSHRYQRFTNSAGPPPAGFKSDFTGPPGATSGFGSAFTGQQGYGNSGPGFWTGLGTGGILGYLFGSNRAATPFSDSWYYPSPPPSSSSMWNSRAYSPLRGASGSYSAYASSETRTRTASGYGGTRRR; via the exons ATGGCCACAGCCGGCGGGCCAGAAGCTACTGGACGCTCTCTCCTCAGCCTCCTCTTGCTTCTGCTGATCACTGGCCCTGCCCTCGCCTGGAACGACCCTG ACAGAATATTATTGCGGGATGTAAAAGCTCTTACCCTCCACCACGACCGCTATACCACTTCCCGTAGGCTGGATCCGATCCCACAGTTGAAATGTGTTGGAGGCACAGCTGGATGTGATTCTTATACCCCAAAAGTCATACAATGTCAGAACAAAGGTTGGGATGGTTATGATGTACAG TGGGAATGTAAGACTGATTTAGATATTGCGTATAAATTTGGAAAAACTGTAGTGAGCTGTGAAGGCTATGAATCCTCTGAAGACCAATATGTACTAAGAGGTTCCTGTGGCTTGGAGTATAATTTAGATTACACAGAACTTGGCCTGAAGAAACTGAGAGAGTCTGGAAAAAACTATGGCTTTAACTCTTTCTCTGATTATTATAACAAGCTGTATTCCTCAGATTCCTGTGGCATCAGTGGATTGATTACCGTCATAGTACTACTTGCTATTGCTTTTGGAGTTTATAAATTGTTCCTTAGTGATGGTCAAGATTCTCCTCCCCCATATTCTGAGTATCCTCCTTATTCCCATCGTTACCAGAGATTCACCAACTCTGCAGGACCCCCTCCCGCAGGCTTTAAGTCTGACTTCACAG gacCACCTGGTGCAACTTCTGGTTTTGGCAGTGCTTTCACAGGACAACAAGGATATGGCAATTCAGGACCTGGGTTCTGGACTGGCTTGGGAACTGGAGGAATACTAGGATATTTGTTTGGCAGCAATCG AGCAGCCACACCCTTTTCTGACTCGTGGTATTacccatctcctcctccttcgTCCTCCAGCATGTGGAATAGCCGTGCCTACTCGCCACTTCGTGGAGCCTCGGGTAGCTATTCGGCATATGCAAGCTCAGAGACGAGAACCAGAACAGCATCAG GATATGGTGGTACCAGAAGAcgataa
- the SARAF gene encoding store-operated calcium entry-associated regulatory factor isoform X2 has translation MATAGGPEATGRSLLSLLLLLLITGPALAWNDPDRILLRDVKALTLHHDRYTTSRRLDPIPQLKCVGGTAGCDSYTPKVIQCQNKGWDGYDVQWECKTDLDIAYKFGKTVVSCEGYESSEDQYVLRGSCGLEYNLDYTELGLKKLRESGKNYGFNSFSDYYNKLYSSDSCGISGLITVIVLLAIAFGVYKLFLSDGQDSPPPYSEYPPYSHRYQRFTNSAGPPPAGFKSDFTGPPGATSGFGSAFTGQQGYGNSGPGFWTGLGTGGILGYLFGSNRMWNSRAYSPLRGASGSYSAYASSETRTRTASGYGGTRRR, from the exons ATGGCCACAGCCGGCGGGCCAGAAGCTACTGGACGCTCTCTCCTCAGCCTCCTCTTGCTTCTGCTGATCACTGGCCCTGCCCTCGCCTGGAACGACCCTG ACAGAATATTATTGCGGGATGTAAAAGCTCTTACCCTCCACCACGACCGCTATACCACTTCCCGTAGGCTGGATCCGATCCCACAGTTGAAATGTGTTGGAGGCACAGCTGGATGTGATTCTTATACCCCAAAAGTCATACAATGTCAGAACAAAGGTTGGGATGGTTATGATGTACAG TGGGAATGTAAGACTGATTTAGATATTGCGTATAAATTTGGAAAAACTGTAGTGAGCTGTGAAGGCTATGAATCCTCTGAAGACCAATATGTACTAAGAGGTTCCTGTGGCTTGGAGTATAATTTAGATTACACAGAACTTGGCCTGAAGAAACTGAGAGAGTCTGGAAAAAACTATGGCTTTAACTCTTTCTCTGATTATTATAACAAGCTGTATTCCTCAGATTCCTGTGGCATCAGTGGATTGATTACCGTCATAGTACTACTTGCTATTGCTTTTGGAGTTTATAAATTGTTCCTTAGTGATGGTCAAGATTCTCCTCCCCCATATTCTGAGTATCCTCCTTATTCCCATCGTTACCAGAGATTCACCAACTCTGCAGGACCCCCTCCCGCAGGCTTTAAGTCTGACTTCACAG gacCACCTGGTGCAACTTCTGGTTTTGGCAGTGCTTTCACAGGACAACAAGGATATGGCAATTCAGGACCTGGGTTCTGGACTGGCTTGGGAACTGGAGGAATACTAGGATATTTGTTTGGCAGCAATCG CATGTGGAATAGCCGTGCCTACTCGCCACTTCGTGGAGCCTCGGGTAGCTATTCGGCATATGCAAGCTCAGAGACGAGAACCAGAACAGCATCAG GATATGGTGGTACCAGAAGAcgataa